One region of Oncorhynchus mykiss isolate Arlee chromosome 8, USDA_OmykA_1.1, whole genome shotgun sequence genomic DNA includes:
- the LOC110529698 gene encoding 39S ribosomal protein S18a, mitochondrial has product MAARCVLGSIWTSLSGVKSVASSSNMSVFQSITNYPQLSVFGIIQSRGIRQVVEKKEGKTTIIEGLTQDTPTGPQPPNPTAQCPIYRWNLQNKYNYTDVLLLSQFIRSDGGMLPRRVTGLCAQEHRKIAICVQMAHRAGLLPDHKPPLPEGHVPKKPKPQLNRYLTRWSIDSVKPIYRAGLKWCKNRISVGHPALRNNVQYGKKILYLKH; this is encoded by the exons ATGGCAGCGCGCTGTGTGCTGGGGTCTATTTGGACCTCTCTGTCTGGTGTTAAAAGTGTGGCCAGCAGCAGCAATATGAGTGTCTTTCAGAGTATAACCAATTACCCTCAACTCTCGGTTTTTGGGATTATTCAAAGTAGAGGAATTCGACAAG tcgTGGAAAAGAAAGAAGGCAAAACAACAATA ATTGAAGGGTTAACACAGGATACTCCAACCGGACCACAGCCACCCAACCCCACAGCCCAGTGCCCCATCTACCGATGGAACCTGCAGAACAAATACAACTACACA GATGTCCTGTTGCTCAGTCAGTTCATCAGGTCTGATGGAGGAATGCTGCCTCGTAGAGTCACTGGTCTCTGTGCCCAAGAGCACCGCAAGATCGCCATCTGTGTGCAAATGGCGCATAGAGCAG GTCTTCTCCCCGATCACAAACCACCTCTCCCAGAGGGACACGTACCAAAGAAGCCCAAGCCCCAGCTCAACAG ATACCTGACTCGCTGGTCCATTGATTCGGTGAAGCCCATCTATAGGGCagggctgaagtggtgtaaaaaTCGCATCTCTGTCGGCCACCCAGCTCTCAGAAACAATGTACAATACGGCAAGAAAATCCTCTACCTGAAACATTGA